The following coding sequences lie in one Deltaproteobacteria bacterium genomic window:
- the dnaJ gene encoding molecular chaperone DnaJ — protein MGKRDYYETLDVSRDADTEEIKKAYRRLAIEYHPDRNSGDKQAEEKFKELSEAYAILSDSEKRGIYDQFGHAGLSGNGGFSGGFDFGGSFADLFSDLFQDFFGGGRSGRRSSGIRGQDLRYRLHITFEEAAFGAEKEIQYPNMEQCDQCMGDGVEPGYSPVECKVCSGLGEVRYQQAFFTMSRPCPNCSGTGSIVEHPCRRCNGKGRMRGQKALTVRIPHGVDNGTRLRLQGEGDSGLAGGDPGDLFVLLEVEPHPLFVREGNNILCDVPLRIETAVLGGTILIPTLEGTLDLKIPAGTQPGQVFHLKGKGIPNLHGSGRGDQYVRAMVEVPRSLGRKQKKLLEEFEAQGKASSYRAVRDFYRKMEKIATESRVQGPESRVHSPESTVQSQNRHRDTAIFPSG, from the coding sequence ATGGGAAAAAGGGACTACTACGAGACTCTGGATGTCTCTCGCGACGCAGACACAGAGGAAATAAAGAAGGCATATCGGCGGCTTGCCATCGAGTATCATCCCGACCGCAACTCCGGCGACAAACAGGCGGAGGAGAAATTCAAGGAACTCAGTGAGGCCTACGCGATTCTTTCCGACAGCGAGAAGCGGGGAATATATGATCAGTTCGGGCACGCGGGCCTTTCAGGAAATGGAGGCTTTTCCGGAGGGTTCGATTTCGGAGGGTCCTTTGCCGACCTCTTTTCAGACCTCTTTCAGGATTTTTTCGGAGGCGGACGATCCGGACGCAGGTCCTCCGGGATCCGTGGGCAGGATCTCAGGTACCGTCTTCACATCACCTTCGAGGAAGCCGCGTTCGGAGCCGAGAAGGAGATACAATATCCCAACATGGAACAATGCGATCAGTGCATGGGGGATGGTGTGGAGCCGGGCTACAGCCCGGTTGAATGCAAGGTCTGCTCCGGCCTTGGTGAAGTCCGCTACCAGCAGGCCTTTTTTACCATGTCCAGGCCATGTCCCAACTGCAGCGGAACGGGCAGCATTGTTGAGCACCCCTGCCGGCGGTGCAACGGCAAGGGACGGATGCGCGGCCAGAAGGCCCTGACCGTACGGATACCCCACGGGGTAGACAACGGGACACGGCTGAGGCTCCAGGGGGAGGGGGACAGCGGCCTGGCAGGCGGCGATCCGGGCGATCTGTTTGTTCTCCTGGAAGTTGAGCCCCATCCTCTTTTCGTGCGGGAGGGAAACAACATCCTATGCGATGTTCCCTTGAGGATTGAGACCGCTGTTCTTGGAGGGACTATCCTGATCCCCACCCTGGAGGGCACCCTGGATCTGAAAATTCCGGCCGGGACCCAGCCCGGCCAGGTCTTCCACCTCAAAGGTAAGGGAATTCCCAACCTGCATGGTTCCGGGCGTGGCGATCAGTACGTGAGAGCTATGGTGGAAGTCCCCAGGAGTCTGGGCCGGAAGCAGAAAAAGCTTCTGGAGGAGTTCGAGGCTCAGGGGAAAGCGTCATCCTACAGGGCTGTCCGTGACTTTTACAGGAAGATGGAAAAAATCGCAACAGAGTCCAGAGTCCAGGGTCCAGAGTCCAGGGTCCACAGTCCAGAGTCCACAGTCCAGAGTCAAAATCGACACCGCGACACAGCCATATTTCCTTCAGGATAA